The following are encoded in a window of Parafrankia discariae genomic DNA:
- a CDS encoding PfaD family polyunsaturated fatty acid/polyketide biosynthesis protein produces the protein MVTPVAHAARPGPGPTATTADGATLPGAAPPGTPGVPGALARRPADIHRVLADLDRPCYVVQDAAGLAVTGDERAAAAAGRVLAAVGPLPPERLGAPAFRRDHQVTQAYMAGSMANGIASADLVVALARAGFLASFGAAGVVAARVDEALADIRRRAPGLAFGCNLIHSPTEAAMEREVVDACLRHQVRCVEASAFLALTPQVLRYRAAGLRRGPDGRVVADNRIVAKVSRTEVAELFLRPAPAALLRPLVEQGLVSAEQAELAATVPLADDVTAEADSGGHTDRRPLPVLLPELLALRDSLRRESGGRGVRIGAAGGLGTPRAVAAAFTLGADYVVTGSVNQASVEAAQSPATKTLLAQAGVTDCVQAPSADMFEIGAEVQVLGRGTMFASKARRLHDLYRRFDSLDEIPADERAGLEQRIFRRSLDEVWADTVAFFSTRDPEQIERARENPKRRMALVFRWYLGLSSGWSISGVPDRVADYQVWCGPAMGAFNTWVRASALEPLANRHAAAIATELMRGAAFTSRVAALAQAGVRLPAPATTYVPRPHPPRPDSDPGEQAP, from the coding sequence ATGGTGACCCCGGTCGCGCACGCCGCCCGCCCCGGCCCCGGCCCGACCGCCACCACGGCGGACGGCGCGACCCTGCCGGGCGCGGCCCCGCCCGGCACGCCCGGCGTGCCCGGGGCTCTCGCCCGCCGGCCGGCCGACATCCACCGGGTGCTCGCCGATCTGGACCGGCCCTGCTACGTCGTCCAGGACGCGGCGGGGCTCGCCGTCACCGGAGACGAACGGGCCGCGGCGGCGGCCGGGCGGGTGCTGGCAGCCGTCGGCCCGCTGCCGCCGGAGCGGCTCGGCGCTCCCGCGTTCCGCCGCGACCACCAGGTGACCCAGGCGTACATGGCCGGGTCGATGGCGAACGGCATCGCGTCGGCGGACCTGGTCGTCGCGCTGGCCCGGGCCGGTTTCCTGGCCTCGTTCGGCGCGGCCGGCGTCGTCGCCGCCCGGGTCGACGAGGCGCTCGCCGACATCCGCCGGCGGGCGCCGGGGCTGGCGTTCGGCTGCAACCTGATCCACAGCCCGACCGAGGCGGCGATGGAACGCGAGGTCGTCGACGCCTGCCTGCGCCACCAGGTGCGCTGTGTCGAGGCGTCGGCGTTCCTGGCTCTCACCCCGCAGGTGTTGCGCTACCGGGCCGCCGGGCTGCGCCGCGGTCCCGACGGCCGGGTCGTCGCCGACAACCGGATCGTCGCCAAGGTGTCGCGCACCGAGGTCGCCGAGCTGTTCCTGCGGCCCGCCCCGGCCGCGCTGCTGCGTCCACTGGTCGAGCAGGGGCTGGTCAGCGCCGAGCAGGCGGAGCTGGCGGCGACGGTGCCGCTGGCCGACGACGTCACCGCCGAGGCCGACTCCGGCGGGCACACCGACCGCCGGCCGCTGCCCGTCCTGCTGCCCGAGCTGCTCGCGCTGCGCGACAGCCTGCGCCGGGAGTCCGGCGGGCGGGGCGTGCGGATCGGCGCGGCCGGCGGGCTCGGTACCCCGCGCGCCGTCGCCGCCGCGTTCACCCTCGGCGCGGACTACGTGGTGACCGGCTCGGTCAACCAGGCCTCCGTCGAGGCGGCGCAGTCGCCGGCCACCAAGACGCTGCTGGCGCAGGCCGGCGTCACCGACTGCGTCCAGGCGCCGTCGGCGGACATGTTCGAGATCGGCGCGGAGGTCCAGGTGCTGGGCCGGGGCACCATGTTCGCGTCGAAGGCGCGCCGGCTCCACGACCTCTACCGCCGTTTCGACAGCCTCGACGAGATCCCGGCCGACGAGCGCGCCGGGCTGGAGCAGCGGATCTTCCGCCGTTCCCTCGACGAGGTCTGGGCGGACACCGTCGCGTTCTTCAGCACCCGTGACCCCGAGCAGATCGAGCGCGCGCGGGAGAACCCGAAACGGCGGATGGCGCTGGTGTTCCGCTGGTATCTCGGGCTGTCGTCGGGCTGGAGCATCAGCGGTGTCCCGGACCGGGTCGCCGACTACCAGGTCTGGTGCGGCCCGGCGATGGGCGCCTTCAACACCTGGGTGCGCGCCAGCGCGCTCGAGCCGCTGGCGAACCGGCACGCCGCCGCGATCGCCACCGAGCTGATGCGCGGCGCGGCGTTCACCAGCCGGGTCGCGGCACTGGCCCAGGCCGGCGTCCGGCTTCCGGCCCCCGCAACGACCTACGTGCCGCGGCCGCACCCGCCGCGACCAGACTCCGATCCGGGAGAGCAGGCACCATGA
- a CDS encoding acetyl-CoA carboxylase carboxyl transferase subunit, protein MTASATRQRPAADLDPAGLDTPAWLVCDGCRRMIYGRRFARGGHVCPECGWHARLTAPQRVALLLDEGSVEVVDTPVTAADPLEFVDTRPYADRLRSARASTGLSEAVVVARGRIEGAPVVTAVMDFRFLGGSLGAAVGEAITGACEIALRERTPLLLVTASGGARMQEGALSLMQMAKTAQAIGQLDEAGVLTVSLITDPTFGGVAASFATLTDVIIAEPGARLGFAGARVIEQTIRQTLPPGFQTAEFLLAHGVVDLISPRAQLRPTLARLLGVATRRPGSVPVTPGDEGDGVVRDPARLADRHPWEAVRLARRLGRPSTLDYVGALVEDWTELHGDRAATDCPAMVAGLGRLDGTPVVVIGTQKGHTATELATRSYGMPSPGGYRKAARVMRLAAKLGLPVITLIDTAGAHPGIEAEQNGQAVAIAENLRLMAGLPVPVVAVVTGEGGSGGALALAVADRVLMCANAIYSVISPEGCAAILWKDPSAGPDAAAALRVDARALLTAGIVDGVIPEPDGGADVDPLAAADALRAALTGTLAELTPLDPPTLVTARRARFRRFGTPAPAGGATPAPVVPAARPPLGAGRTPADLDEARRVS, encoded by the coding sequence ATGACAGCATCGGCAACCCGGCAACGGCCCGCGGCGGATCTCGACCCGGCGGGCCTCGACACACCGGCCTGGCTCGTCTGTGACGGCTGCCGTCGGATGATCTACGGCCGGCGGTTCGCCCGCGGCGGGCACGTCTGCCCCGAGTGCGGCTGGCACGCCCGGCTGACCGCGCCGCAGCGGGTCGCGCTGCTGCTCGACGAGGGCTCCGTCGAGGTGGTCGACACCCCGGTCACCGCGGCCGACCCACTGGAGTTCGTCGACACCCGGCCCTACGCCGACCGGCTGCGTTCGGCGCGGGCGTCCACCGGGCTGTCCGAGGCGGTCGTGGTGGCCCGCGGACGGATCGAGGGTGCCCCGGTCGTCACCGCGGTGATGGACTTCCGCTTCCTCGGCGGCAGCCTCGGCGCCGCCGTCGGTGAGGCGATCACCGGGGCGTGCGAGATCGCGCTGCGTGAGCGCACCCCGCTGCTGCTGGTGACCGCCTCCGGCGGCGCGCGGATGCAGGAGGGCGCGCTGTCGCTGATGCAGATGGCGAAGACGGCCCAGGCGATCGGCCAGCTCGACGAGGCCGGCGTCCTCACCGTCTCCCTGATCACCGACCCGACGTTCGGCGGGGTCGCCGCGTCGTTCGCGACGCTGACCGACGTCATCATCGCCGAGCCCGGGGCCCGGCTCGGCTTCGCCGGGGCGCGGGTGATCGAGCAGACCATCCGCCAGACGCTGCCGCCGGGTTTTCAGACCGCCGAGTTCCTGCTGGCGCACGGCGTCGTCGACCTGATCAGCCCGCGGGCGCAGCTGCGCCCGACGCTGGCCCGCCTGCTCGGCGTCGCCACCCGCCGCCCCGGGTCCGTGCCGGTCACGCCCGGCGACGAGGGTGACGGTGTGGTGCGGGATCCGGCGCGGCTGGCGGACCGCCATCCGTGGGAGGCCGTGCGGCTCGCCCGCCGGCTGGGCCGGCCCAGCACACTGGACTACGTCGGCGCGCTGGTCGAGGACTGGACCGAGCTGCACGGTGACCGGGCCGCCACCGACTGCCCGGCGATGGTCGCCGGGCTGGGCCGCCTCGACGGGACACCCGTCGTCGTCATCGGGACGCAGAAGGGCCACACCGCCACCGAGCTCGCCACCCGCTCCTACGGGATGCCCTCCCCCGGCGGCTACCGCAAGGCGGCGCGGGTGATGCGGCTGGCGGCCAAGCTGGGCCTGCCGGTGATCACCCTCATCGACACCGCCGGCGCGCACCCCGGCATCGAGGCCGAGCAGAACGGGCAGGCCGTCGCCATCGCCGAGAACCTGCGGCTGATGGCCGGGCTGCCGGTGCCCGTCGTCGCGGTCGTCACCGGTGAGGGCGGCAGTGGCGGGGCACTGGCCCTGGCCGTCGCCGACCGGGTGCTGATGTGCGCGAACGCGATCTACTCGGTGATCAGCCCGGAGGGCTGCGCCGCCATCCTGTGGAAGGATCCCTCGGCCGGCCCCGACGCCGCGGCGGCGCTGCGGGTCGACGCCCGGGCGCTGCTGACCGCCGGGATCGTCGACGGGGTCATCCCCGAACCCGACGGCGGCGCGGACGTCGACCCGCTGGCCGCGGCCGACGCGCTGCGGGCCGCCCTCACCGGCACGCTCGCTGAGCTGACCCCGCTGGACCCGCCGACGCTGGTGACCGCCCGGCGGGCCCGGTTCCGCCGCTTCGGCACCCCGGCCCCGGCCGGCGGGGCCACCCCGGCACCCGTCGTCCCGGCGGCACGGCCACCACTCGGCGCGGGACGCACCCCGGCCGATCTCGACGAGGCGAGGCGCGTGTCATGA
- a CDS encoding acetyl-CoA carboxylase biotin carboxyl carrier protein, which yields MTTSTANGRITTTANGDGDIGAVLAVLRHEALEIGARGTRPASRVRLSVGDVSLEVDWAVPGAATGPEGPGHHGTPPRANGSAGLGAGGGAARDSDSPAASAAAAGTGAPAAAPAGPADDGLAFVVPAHTVGVFYHAPEPGADPFVRPGDTVVAGQQVGIIEAMKLMIPVEVERGGRVREILAADATPVEYGEPLLTLDVSTPAGSTS from the coding sequence ATGACCACGTCCACGGCCAACGGCCGGATCACGACGACGGCGAACGGGGATGGTGACATCGGCGCGGTGCTGGCGGTGCTGCGCCACGAGGCGCTGGAGATCGGCGCCCGCGGCACGCGGCCGGCCAGCCGGGTGCGGCTGTCCGTCGGTGACGTCTCCCTCGAGGTCGACTGGGCCGTGCCCGGCGCGGCCACCGGCCCGGAGGGTCCCGGTCACCACGGCACACCCCCGCGGGCCAACGGCTCCGCCGGCCTCGGCGCGGGCGGCGGCGCGGCGCGCGACAGCGACAGCCCCGCCGCGTCGGCTGCCGCGGCCGGCACCGGAGCCCCGGCCGCGGCTCCGGCCGGTCCGGCGGACGACGGGCTCGCGTTCGTCGTCCCGGCGCACACGGTCGGGGTCTTCTACCACGCGCCCGAGCCGGGCGCGGACCCGTTCGTCCGCCCCGGGGACACCGTCGTCGCCGGCCAGCAGGTCGGGATCATCGAGGCGATGAAGCTGATGATCCCGGTCGAGGTGGAGCGGGGCGGGCGGGTCCGGGAGATCCTCGCCGCCGACGCCACCCCGGTCGAGTACGGCGAGCCACTGCTCACCCTGGACGTCTCGACACCCGCCGGCAGCACCTCGTGA
- a CDS encoding acetyl-CoA carboxylase biotin carboxylase subunit, producing the protein MIKKVLIANRGEIALRVARTCRELGIATVAAHSSADRDSAVVSFADESVQIGPGPSRDSYLNIPAVVEAARIRGADAVHPGYGFLSENPDFAEICAAEGLTFIGPPAEVMARLGDKAVARRIMSEAGLPLLPGSRGTPDDPEQAAQVAAEIGYPVIIKAAAGGGGRGMSVVPDPDGFARAYRHTRSTAQAVFGDGRLYVERYLASARHVEVQVLADAHGNAVHLGARDCSLQRRHQKLVEETPAPALPAEIVEPLCAAAVRGTLASGYVGAGTFEFLVDGAGRFYFMEVNCRLQVEHPVTEMVTGLDLVAEQIRIAAGEPLGYTQDDVDPRGVSIECRINAEDPRRDFAPTPGSLTEFTVPAGPFVRVDTHAAPGYRIPAYYDSLVAKVVVWAPDRPRALARMRRALDELHADGPGVVTTAGFLRQLLDHPRFVAAEHDTVLIESLDR; encoded by the coding sequence GTGATCAAGAAGGTTCTGATCGCGAACCGGGGGGAGATCGCGCTGCGGGTCGCGCGCACCTGCCGCGAGCTGGGCATCGCCACGGTCGCCGCGCACTCGTCGGCGGACCGGGACTCCGCCGTCGTCTCGTTCGCCGACGAGTCCGTCCAGATCGGCCCGGGGCCGTCCCGGGACAGCTACCTCAACATCCCGGCGGTCGTCGAGGCCGCCCGGATCCGGGGCGCCGACGCCGTCCACCCCGGGTACGGGTTCCTCTCCGAGAACCCCGACTTCGCCGAGATCTGCGCGGCCGAGGGCCTGACGTTCATCGGCCCGCCGGCCGAGGTGATGGCCCGCCTCGGCGACAAGGCCGTCGCCCGGCGGATCATGTCCGAGGCCGGGCTGCCGCTGCTGCCCGGCAGCCGGGGCACCCCCGACGATCCCGAGCAGGCCGCGCAGGTGGCGGCCGAGATCGGCTACCCGGTCATCATCAAGGCGGCGGCCGGCGGCGGCGGGCGTGGGATGAGCGTCGTGCCCGACCCGGACGGCTTCGCGCGTGCCTACCGGCACACCCGCTCCACCGCCCAGGCGGTGTTCGGGGACGGCCGTCTGTACGTCGAGCGCTACCTGGCCTCGGCGCGGCACGTCGAGGTCCAGGTGCTCGCGGACGCGCACGGCAACGCCGTGCACCTGGGCGCCCGGGACTGCTCGCTGCAGCGCCGGCACCAGAAGCTGGTCGAGGAGACCCCGGCCCCCGCCCTGCCGGCCGAGATCGTCGAGCCGCTGTGCGCGGCGGCCGTCCGCGGCACCCTGGCCAGCGGGTACGTCGGCGCCGGCACCTTCGAGTTCCTCGTCGACGGCGCGGGCCGGTTCTACTTCATGGAGGTCAACTGCCGGCTCCAGGTGGAGCATCCGGTCACCGAGATGGTCACCGGGCTCGACCTGGTCGCCGAGCAGATCCGGATCGCCGCGGGCGAGCCGCTGGGCTACACCCAGGACGACGTCGACCCGCGCGGGGTGTCGATCGAGTGCCGGATCAACGCCGAGGACCCGCGCCGCGACTTCGCCCCCACGCCCGGTTCCCTCACCGAGTTCACCGTCCCGGCCGGCCCGTTCGTCCGCGTCGACACGCACGCCGCCCCCGGCTACCGCATCCCGGCCTACTACGACTCGCTGGTGGCGAAGGTGGTCGTCTGGGCGCCGGACCGCCCCCGGGCCCTGGCCCGGATGCGCCGCGCCCTCGACGAGCTGCACGCCGACGGCCCCGGGGTGGTCACCACCGCCGGCTTCCTGCGCCAGCTGCTCGACCACCCCCGCTTCGTGGCCGCCGAACACGACACCGTCCTGATCGAGTCCCTGGACCGCTGA
- a CDS encoding TIGR03564 family F420-dependent LLM class oxidoreductase — protein sequence MRIGLMIGSDRDRAVGERVAGFVADARAAERLGFASMWIPQVPGAFDALTVVALMGYATGRIELGTAVVPLQTRHPVALAQQALSTQAVCGGRLALGVGPSHHWIVEEQLGLRYERPAHLAQDYLEVLNAAFAGRNRIDVENDTYRVHSPLDVTDGAPPAILLAALGPVMLGIAGAHAAGTVLWMADERAVGDHVVPRITKAALDAGRPAPRVVAGIPVALCPNGEAGAARELAERTLGHAETSPNYLRLLERGDARGVGDVMAAGDEAAILDRLRSYRDAGVTDLAARPIPLGADPAARAASRRRTTEFLATLAPEL from the coding sequence ATGCGCATCGGTCTGATGATCGGCTCGGACCGGGACCGCGCGGTCGGGGAGCGGGTGGCCGGCTTCGTCGCCGACGCGCGGGCGGCGGAGCGGCTGGGCTTCGCCTCGATGTGGATTCCGCAGGTCCCCGGCGCCTTCGACGCGCTGACCGTCGTCGCGCTGATGGGGTACGCGACCGGGCGGATCGAGCTGGGCACGGCGGTCGTCCCGCTCCAGACCCGGCACCCGGTGGCGCTCGCGCAGCAGGCGCTGTCCACGCAGGCGGTCTGCGGCGGGCGTCTCGCGCTGGGAGTCGGGCCGTCGCACCACTGGATCGTCGAGGAGCAGCTCGGCCTGCGCTACGAGCGCCCGGCGCATCTCGCGCAGGACTACCTCGAGGTGCTGAACGCGGCGTTCGCCGGCCGGAACCGGATCGACGTCGAGAACGACACCTACCGGGTGCACAGCCCGCTCGACGTCACCGACGGCGCGCCGCCCGCGATCCTGCTGGCCGCGCTCGGGCCGGTCATGCTGGGCATCGCCGGGGCGCACGCCGCCGGAACGGTCCTGTGGATGGCGGACGAGCGGGCCGTCGGGGACCACGTGGTCCCGCGGATCACGAAGGCCGCCCTCGACGCCGGCCGCCCGGCACCCCGGGTCGTCGCCGGCATCCCCGTGGCGCTGTGCCCGAACGGCGAGGCCGGCGCCGCGCGCGAGCTGGCCGAGCGGACCCTCGGCCACGCCGAGACCTCACCGAACTACCTGCGGCTGCTCGAGCGCGGCGACGCCCGGGGCGTGGGCGACGTGATGGCCGCCGGCGACGAGGCCGCCATCCTCGACCGGCTGCGGTCCTACCGCGACGCGGGCGTCACCGACCTCGCGGCCCGCCCCATCCCGCTCGGTGCCGACCCCGCCGCCCGCGCCGCCTCCCGGCGCCGGACGACGGAGTTCCTCGCGACGCTCGCCCCGGAGCTCTGA
- a CDS encoding carbohydrate ABC transporter permease: MAVADTTAPAPARGGPSRGKPARGEPSAVADLAGETGARVWLRTAVGHGVLAALSLACVFPIYWMYATSLRRPEEVYNVSLFPWPLSVGNYTHVWDVIPIGRLILNTFAVAALISLGQLLVGLLAAYAFTAWRFRGQTLLYLAFVGTWLVPFQVTMLPNYTLLYRLGLLNTLAGVIVPNLASALGVLLLRQHMASFPRDLLDAARMDGRSSWSVLWTVVVPNLRAPLAALSIVLFINAWNDYFWPALVLQRADSVVQLGLRGLFVGVEGPDWGGLMAGSGLACLPIFGIYLLLQRHVVGAFVRSGLK; encoded by the coding sequence ATGGCGGTGGCCGACACGACCGCGCCGGCACCGGCGCGCGGGGGACCATCGCGCGGGAAACCGGCGCGCGGGGAGCCGTCCGCCGTCGCGGACCTCGCCGGCGAGACCGGCGCGCGGGTGTGGCTGCGCACCGCCGTCGGCCACGGCGTCCTCGCCGCGCTCAGCCTCGCCTGCGTCTTCCCGATCTACTGGATGTACGCCACCTCGCTGCGCCGGCCGGAGGAGGTCTACAACGTCTCCCTGTTCCCGTGGCCGCTCTCCGTCGGCAACTACACGCACGTCTGGGACGTCATCCCGATCGGCCGGCTGATCCTCAACACGTTCGCGGTGGCCGCGCTGATCTCCCTCGGTCAGCTCCTCGTCGGCCTGCTCGCGGCCTACGCGTTCACCGCCTGGCGCTTCCGCGGCCAGACCCTGCTCTACCTGGCCTTCGTCGGGACGTGGCTGGTTCCGTTCCAGGTGACGATGCTGCCGAACTACACGCTGCTCTACCGCCTGGGCCTGCTGAACACGCTCGCCGGCGTGATCGTCCCGAACCTCGCCTCGGCGCTCGGCGTGCTCCTGCTGCGCCAGCACATGGCGAGCTTCCCCCGCGACCTGCTCGACGCCGCCCGGATGGACGGGCGGTCGTCCTGGTCGGTCCTGTGGACGGTCGTCGTGCCCAACCTGCGCGCCCCGCTGGCCGCGCTCAGCATCGTGCTGTTCATCAACGCCTGGAACGACTATTTCTGGCCGGCGCTGGTGCTCCAACGTGCCGACTCCGTCGTCCAGCTGGGCCTGCGCGGCCTGTTCGTCGGCGTGGAGGGCCCCGACTGGGGCGGGCTGATGGCCGGCTCCGGCCTCGCCTGCCTGCCCATCTTCGGGATCTACCTGCTCCTGCAGCGCCACGTCGTCGGCGCCTTCGTCCGCTCCGGTCTCAAGTAA
- a CDS encoding carbohydrate ABC transporter permease — MSGAFVEIDALPRPAATAVPVAAARPSPARRLARALPPYLFLLPAVGCLAVWTYRPLAAAVNLSFFSWNLLPTTPKDPVGLDNYRRLLELPDLWHALWLTAAMTLALLLFTVVLPTVVALWTSAIRGRGRAVYRALIFAPVLVPPVAGAAVWQWMLDPTSGAVDRLIGHPINWIHEPGPAQIAIVVITGWHLLGFAVLVVSAGLAGIDDEYTAAAMLDRASRWQTTRWITLPLLSPTLVFLALMTVLMSGQLTFPLIDTLTQGGPDSATTNVYYLLWEWGFQNFDAGFAASAGLLFFVAFGVVAVGLVRLSDRLTFHDN, encoded by the coding sequence ATGAGCGGAGCCTTCGTCGAGATCGACGCGTTGCCCCGGCCGGCGGCGACGGCCGTCCCGGTCGCGGCGGCGCGGCCGTCACCGGCCCGGCGGCTGGCGCGCGCGCTGCCGCCCTACCTGTTCCTGCTGCCCGCGGTCGGCTGCCTGGCGGTGTGGACGTACCGGCCGCTGGCCGCCGCGGTGAACCTGTCGTTCTTCTCCTGGAACCTGCTGCCGACCACCCCGAAGGACCCCGTCGGCCTGGACAACTACCGCCGGCTGCTCGAACTGCCCGACCTGTGGCACGCCCTGTGGCTGACTGCCGCGATGACGCTGGCGCTGCTGCTGTTCACCGTCGTGCTGCCGACCGTCGTCGCCCTGTGGACGTCCGCCATCCGCGGCCGCGGCCGGGCCGTCTACCGGGCCCTGATCTTCGCGCCGGTCCTGGTCCCACCGGTGGCGGGCGCCGCGGTGTGGCAGTGGATGCTCGACCCGACCAGCGGCGCGGTCGACCGGCTGATCGGACATCCGATCAACTGGATCCACGAGCCGGGGCCGGCGCAGATCGCCATCGTCGTGATCACCGGGTGGCACCTGCTCGGCTTCGCCGTCCTCGTGGTCAGCGCCGGGCTGGCGGGCATCGACGACGAGTACACGGCGGCGGCGATGCTCGACCGGGCGTCGCGCTGGCAGACCACCCGGTGGATCACGTTGCCGCTGCTCTCGCCGACGCTGGTGTTCCTCGCGCTGATGACCGTGCTGATGTCCGGGCAGCTCACCTTCCCGCTCATCGACACCCTCACCCAGGGCGGCCCGGACTCGGCCACGACCAACGTCTACTACCTGCTCTGGGAGTGGGGCTTCCAGAACTTCGACGCCGGCTTCGCGGCCAGCGCCGGGTTGCTGTTCTTCGTCGCGTTCGGGGTGGTCGCCGTCGGGCTCGTCCGCCTCTCCGACCGGCTGACCTTCCACGACAACTGA
- a CDS encoding ABC transporter substrate-binding protein has translation MKRRRFARGVAAACAAALALTLAACGSDDGDGAAGTSTAGVVPELGPDQKVSIVFESYNLAQPGPWTDTFNGLIADFEKAHPNISVTAQKPQSSTLKGYGSAATASIQAQLATGNAPDVAQLTFGDLGYTTTALGAKPLDDVVGHDAVQANFAGTHPFAPTARTLGDVDGKTYGVPFVFSTPVLYYNADLFTKAGLDPEKPPTTWAEFKTDALAIKAKTGKDGGYIDCFTKVSGDWCYQAMVASNGGSVLSADGTKLTFADAPAVQAVEMAQDLVNSGASPKLSQDQAYPGFARGEIGMILETSAAQGTFIKGAGGAKPPWTLRATVMPSFTGKPVVPTNSGAALFMFAKDPAKQRAAWELITYLTSDAAYTQITSKIGYLPLRTGLLDDPNGLKTWAEQNPLVQPNVDQLAKLKPWVSFPGNNYVQIRTGMLEAVESVVYSGADPQKTLTDAQNQAAKLLPRS, from the coding sequence GTGAAACGACGGCGCTTTGCCCGGGGCGTGGCGGCCGCCTGTGCTGCCGCGCTCGCCCTCACCCTCGCCGCCTGCGGCTCCGACGACGGCGACGGCGCGGCCGGGACGTCCACCGCCGGGGTCGTGCCCGAGCTGGGGCCGGACCAGAAGGTCTCGATCGTCTTCGAGAGCTACAACCTCGCCCAGCCCGGCCCGTGGACGGACACCTTCAACGGCCTGATCGCCGACTTCGAGAAGGCCCACCCGAACATCTCGGTCACCGCGCAGAAGCCGCAGTCCTCCACCCTGAAGGGCTACGGCTCGGCGGCGACCGCCAGCATCCAGGCCCAGCTCGCCACCGGGAACGCCCCCGACGTCGCCCAGCTCACCTTCGGCGACCTCGGCTACACCACGACCGCGCTCGGAGCGAAGCCGCTCGACGACGTCGTCGGGCACGACGCCGTCCAGGCGAACTTCGCCGGCACCCACCCGTTCGCGCCGACGGCGCGCACCCTCGGCGACGTCGACGGCAAGACCTACGGCGTGCCGTTCGTGTTCTCGACCCCGGTGCTCTACTACAACGCCGACCTGTTCACCAAGGCCGGCCTCGACCCGGAGAAGCCGCCGACGACCTGGGCGGAGTTCAAGACCGACGCGCTGGCCATCAAGGCGAAGACCGGCAAGGACGGCGGGTACATCGACTGCTTCACCAAGGTCTCCGGCGACTGGTGCTACCAGGCGATGGTGGCCTCCAACGGCGGCTCGGTGCTCTCCGCGGACGGCACCAAGCTCACCTTCGCCGACGCCCCCGCGGTGCAGGCGGTCGAGATGGCCCAGGACCTGGTCAACTCGGGCGCCAGCCCGAAGCTCTCCCAGGACCAGGCCTACCCGGGGTTCGCCCGCGGTGAGATCGGCATGATCCTCGAGACCAGCGCGGCGCAGGGCACCTTCATCAAGGGCGCCGGCGGCGCCAAGCCGCCGTGGACGCTGCGCGCCACCGTCATGCCGAGCTTCACCGGCAAGCCGGTCGTGCCGACGAACTCCGGCGCCGCGTTGTTCATGTTCGCCAAGGACCCGGCGAAGCAGCGGGCCGCCTGGGAGCTGATCACCTACCTGACCAGCGACGCGGCCTACACGCAGATCACCAGCAAGATCGGCTACCTGCCGCTGCGCACCGGGCTGCTCGACGACCCGAACGGCCTGAAGACCTGGGCGGAGCAGAACCCGCTGGTCCAGCCGAACGTCGACCAGCTCGCGAAGCTGAAGCCGTGGGTGTCCTTCCCGGGCAACAACTACGTCCAGATCCGCACCGGGATGCTCGAAGCGGTCGAGAGCGTCGTCTACAGCGGCGCCGACCCGCAGAAGACCCTCACCGACGCCCAGAACCAGGCCGCGAAGCTGCTGCCCCGGTCCTGA